Part of the Citrobacter sp. Marseille-Q6884 genome, AGGAGCATTATCGCGCTGACACGCTGGATATTACTTTCGACGTGACCGAAACCACGCTCGAAGAGACCGTTAAAGCGCTGTGCGATAAAGCGGAACAGATGGTGCGGAACGGCACGGTACTGCTGGTGCTCTCCGACCGTAACATTGCCAAAAACCGCCTGCCGGTTCCGGCTCCGATGGCGGTCGGTGCGGTGCAAACGCGTCTGGTAGAACAGAGCCTGCGCTGCGATGCCAACATTATCGTGGAAACCGCCAGCGTGCGTGACCCACACCACTTTGCGGTGCTGCTGGGCTTCGGCGCAACGGCAGTCTATCCATACCTCGCGTATGAAACCCTGGGACGTCTGATCGATACGCAGGCGATTGCCAAAGATTATCGGACCGTGATGCTGAACTACCGTAACGGCATCAACAAAGGTCTGTACAAAATCATGTCCAAAATGGGCATTTCAACCATCGCCTCTTACCGCTGCTCGAAGCTGTTTGAAGCCGTGGGTCTGCACGATGACGTCGTTGCGCTCTGCTTCCAGGGTGTGGTCAGTCGCATCAGCGGAGCCAGTTTTGCCGACTTCCAGCAGGATCTGCTGAATCTCTCCAAACATGCCTGGCTGGCGCGTAAACCGATCAGTCAGGGTGGGTTGCTGAAATATGTTCACGGCGGCGAGTATCACGCCTACAACCCGGACGTGGTGCGCACGCTGCAACAGGCTGTTCAAAGTGGCGAATACAGCGACTATCAGGAATATGCGAAGCTGGTCAACGAGCGTCCGGCGGCAACACTGCGCGACCTGCTGGCCATCACGCCAGGTGATGAAGCAATTAGCCTGGATGATGTCGAACCGGCAACAGAACTGTTTAAACGTTTTGATACCGCCGCGATGTCTATCGGCGCATTAAGCCCGGAAGCACACGAAGCGCTGGCCGAAGCAATGAACAGCATCGGCGGTAACTCTAACTCCGGCGAAGGCGGCGAAGATCCGGCACGCTATGGCACCAACAAAGTGTCACGCATCAAGCAGGTGGCTTCCGGTCGCTTCGGCGTCACCCCGGCGTATCTGGTCAATGCGGACGTCATTCAGATTAAAGTCGCCCAGGGCGCGAAGCCGGGCGAAGGCGGACAGTTGCCGGGTGACAAAGTGACCCCGTACATAGCCAAACTGCGTTATTCGGTACCCGGCGTCACGTTGATCTCCCCGCCGCCGCACCACGATATCTACTCTATCGAGGACTTAGCGCAGCTGATTTTCGACCTGAAACAGGTTAACCCGAAAGCGATGATCTCCGTGAAGCTGGTTTCCGAACCGGGCGTGGGCACCATCGCGACCGGCGTGGCAAAAGCCTATGCAGATCTGATCACCATCGCGGGCTATGACGGCGGTACCGGCGCCAGCCCACTCTCGTCGGTAAAATACGCGGGCTGTCCGTGGGAACTGGGCCTGGTGGAAACCCAGCAGGCACTGGTCGCTAACGGTCTGCGCCATAAGATCCGCTTGCAGGTTGATGGCGGTCTGAAAACGGGCGTCGATATCATCAAAGCGGCGATTCTCGGGGCGGAAAGCTTCGGCTTCGGAACCGGTCCGATGGTGGCGCTGGGCTGTAAATACCTGCGTATTTGCCACCTGAACAACTGCGCAACCGGCGTCGCGACTCAGGACGAAAAACTGCGTAAGAATCACTATCACGGCTTGCCGTTCAAGGTGACCAACTACTTTGAATTTGTTGCCCGTGAAACCCGTGAGCTGATGGCGCAATTGGGCGTGAAACGTCTGGTGGATCTGATTGGCCGCACCGACCTGCTCAAAGAGCTGGACGGATTTACCGCCAAACAGCAGAAGCTGGAACTGTTCCGACTGTTGGAAACGGCTGAACCCCATCCGGGTAAAGCGCTGTACTGCACCGAGAACAACCCGCCGTTTGATAACGGCGTGCTGAACGCACAGTTACTGCAGCAAGCGAAACCGTTTGTCGATGAACGCCAGAGCAAAACCTTCTGGTTTGATATCCGCAACACCGATCGTTCAGTCGGCGCATCACTGTCTGGCTATATCGCGCAGACGCACGGCGATCAAGGTCTGGCATCCGATCCGATCAAAGCGCACTTCAGCGGTACTGCGGGTCAAAGCTTTGGCGTATGGAACGCAGGCGGCGTTGAACTGTATCTGACTGGCGATGCTAACGACTACGTCGGTAAAGGCATGGCAGGCGGTTTGCTGGCAGTACGTCCTCCGGTGGGCTCTGCCTTCCGTAGCCATGAAGCAAGCATCATCGGTAACACCTGTCTGTACGGCGCGACCGGCGGCCGTCTGTTTGCCGCAGGTCGTGCGGGTGAACGCTTTGCCGTACGTAACTCCGGCGCGATCACCGTGGTAGAAGGCATTGGTGACAATGGTTGCGAATACATGACAGGCGGTATCGTCTGTATTCTTGGGAAGACGGGCGTTAACTTCGGCGCAGGTATGACGGGCGGATTCGCCTACGTGCTGGACGAAGACGGCGATTTCCGCAAACGCGTGAACCCGGAACTGGTCGAAGTGTTGAGTGTAGACACGCTGGCTATCCATGAGGAACATCTGCGTGGTCTCATCACTGAGCACGTACAACATACCGGTTCTTCACACGGCGAAGAGATTCTGGCTAACTGGCCGGCCTTCTCAGCGAAATTTGCGCTGGTAAAACCAAAATCCAGTGATGTGAAAGCACTGTTGGGTCACCGTAGTCGTTCCGCAGCTGAGCTGCGGGTGCAGGCGCAGTAAGGGGTTAAGATGAGTCAGAACGTATACCAATTTATCGACCTGCAGCGTGTTGATCCGCCGAAGAAACCGCTGAAGATCCGTAAGATCGAGTTTATCGAGATTTACGAACCGTTTTCCGAAGGTCAGGCCAAAGCGCAGGCAGATCGCTGCCTGTCCTGCGGCAACCCGTACTGCGAGTGGAAATGCCCGGTGCATAACTACATCCCGAACTGGCTGAAGCTCGCCAACGAAGGACGTATTTTTGAAGCGGCAGAGTTGTCTCACCAGACCAACACACTACCGGAAGTCTGCGGTCGCGTTTGCCCGCAGGACAGGCTGTGCGAAGGCTCCTGCACGCTGAACGATGAGTTTGGCGCAGTGACCATCGGCAACATCGAGCGCTATATCAATGATAAAGCCTTCGAAATGGGCTGGCGTCCGGATATGACCGGCGTTCGCCAGACGGACAAACGCGTCGCCATCATCGGCGCGGGTCCGGCAGGCCTGGCTTGTGCTGACGTACTCACCCGTAACGGCGTGAAGGCCGTGGTGTTTGATCGCCACCCGGAGATCGGCGGACTGCTGACCTTCGGTATTCCGGCCTTCAAGCTGGAGAAAGAGGTCATGACCCGCCGTCGTGAGATCTTCACCGGTATGGGCATTGAATTCAAACTCAATGTGGAAGTCGGTCGCGACGTGCAGCTCGACGATCTCCTGAAGGATTACGACGCTGTGTTCCTCGGCGTGGGGACTTATCAGTCAATGCGCGGTGGGCTGGAAAACGAAGACGCCGACGGTGTGTTCGATGCTCTGCCGTTCCTGATTGCGAATACCAAACAAATCATGGGCTTCGGCGAAACCACTGACGAACCGTTCGTCAGCATGGAAGGCAAGCGCGTCGTTGTTCTTGGCGGTGGTGATACGGCGATGGACTGTGTGCGTACCTCGGTTCGTCAGGGGGCGACACACGTAACCTGTGCTTATCGTCGCGATGAAGAGAACATGCCAGGCTCAAAACGCGAAGTGAAAAACGCGCGTGAAGAGGGCGTGGAATTCCAGTTCAACGTTCAACCGCTGGGTGTGGAAGTCAACGCCAACGGTAAGGTCTGCGGCGTGAAAATGGCGCGCACAGAAATGGGTGCACCGGATGCCAACGGTCGCCGCCGCGCGGAAATCGTCGCCGGTTCTGAACACATTGTCCCGGCCGATGCGGTGGTCATGGCGTTTGGTTTCCGCCCGCACAGCATGGAATGGCTGGCGAAGCATAGCGTCGAGCTGGATTCGCAGGGACGAATTATTGCCCCGGAACGCAGCGACAACGCCTTCCAGACCAGCAACCCAAAAATCTTTGCTGGCGGTGACATCGTGCGCGGTTCAGATCTGGTCGTGACGGCGATTGCCGAAGGTCGTAAAGCGGCTGACGGCATCATGAACTGGCTGGAAGTGTAAGTCAGCTTTTTCTGGCATCTCATCCACCCTGGTGGATGAGATGTTAAACGCCTTAGTAATACCGCTAAACCTACCAACTAAACCTGCCGACTAAGCCAGCCTGACTACACGTTTTGTAAACAGGGCAAATAACCTGATACCTGCAATACATCAAAAACATGAATAATAGCCATGTAAAGATTATACGGAAACGTTTGCTTTATTCTGGGAACTGTATATGATGCGGCGGATTTTTTGGGCAAAATTCATGGAGGCGTTGTGTCGCAGGACAACAATTATAGCCAGGGCCCCGTCCCTCTGGCGGAGCGGAAAGGCGTGATTCCACTAACGTTTGTCATGTTGGGACTCACATTTTTTTCCGCCAGTATGTGGACCGGTGGCACACTCGGTACCGGTCTTTCTTATCATGATTTCTTCCTGGCAGTCCTCTTCGGTAATCTTCTCCTCGGTATTTACACTGCATTTCTCGGTTTTATCGGCGCAAAAACAGGGCTCTCAACCCACCTTCTGGCGCGTTACTCATTTGGTTTGAAAGGTTCATGGCTCCCCTCACTGCTATTAGGCGGCACGCAGGTGGGCTGGTTTGGCGTTGGCGTGGCCATGTTTGCTATCCCCGTCGGCAAAGCGACGGGGCTTGACGTCAATATCCTGATTGCGGTTTCCGGTCTGTTGATGACCCTGACTATCTTTTTTGGCATCTCGGCGCTGACCGTTTTATCTATCATCGCCGTACCTGCCATCGTCATTCTTGGCAGCTACTCCGTCTGGCTGGCGGTGAGCGATGTCGGCGGTTTAGACCATTTAAAGGCGATAGTGCCGCAGACGCCTCTTAATTTCTCCACCGCACTGGCGCTGGTGGTCGGCTCGTTCGTCAGCGCTGGGACGTTAACCGCCGACTTTGTCCGCTTTGGCCGAAACGCTAAAGGCGCGGTGCTGATTGCCATGGTGGCGTTTTTCCTTGGCAACTCGCTGATGTTTATCTTCGGCGCTGCGGGCGCCGCCGCTGTTGGACAGGCGGATATCTCTGACGTGATGATTGCCCAGGGACTGCTGCTGCCCGCGATTGTGGTACTCGGTCTGAATATCTGGACCACCAACGACAATGCGCTATACGCCTCAGGTCTGGGATTTGCCAATATTACCGGCCTTTCCAGCCGTACGCTGTCAGTGGCTAACGGTATTATCGGTACACTGTGCGCACTGTGGCTTTACAATAACTTTGTCGGCTGGCTGACATTTTTGTCGGCGGCTATTCCCCCAATTGGCGGGGTGATTATCGCCGACTATCTGCTGAACCATCGCCGATATGCCGACTTCAGCAAAGCGCAATTTATTTCCGTAAACTGGATAGCTATCCTGTCTGTTGCCCTGGGCATTGCCGCCGGTCACTATATCCCCGGTATCGTGCCCGTCAACGCTGTACTCGGCGGCGTATTCAGCTATATCCTGCTGAATCCCCTTTTCAATCGCAGCCTTGCTAAATCACCAGAGGTCAGCCATGCAGAATAATAACATCACCCTTCGTCAGGCGCGTTTACAGGGGCGTGACGGATTGTGGCAGCTCACTATTGAAGACGGGCGCTTCAGCCGGATTGAACCTCAGGACGCCGCTACGTTACCACAGGGTGAAGTGCTGGATGTCGAAGGCGGTCTGGCAATCCCACCGTTCGTTGAACCACATATCCATCTCGACACCACCCAAACCGCGGGTGAGCCGAGCTGGAACCAGTCCGGGACATTGTTTGAAGGTATTGAGCGCTGGGCCGAACGTAAGGCAATGCTCACTCACGAAGACGTGAAAGCGCGCGCCATGCAGACCCTGAAGTGGCAGATGGCCAACGGCATTCAGTACGTCCGTACTCACGTTGACGTTTCCGACCCTACGTTGACGGCGCTGAAAGCCATGCTGGAGGTGAAGCAAGAAGTTGCTCCGTGGGTAGAGCTGCAGATCGTCGCGTTCCCGCAAGAGGGCATTCTTTCTTACCCCAACGGTGAGGCGTTATTAGAGGAAGCTGTGCGTCTGGGCGCCGACGTCATTGGCGCGATCCCCCACTTTGAATTCACGCGTGAATATGGCGTGGAGTCGCTGCACAAAATTTTCGCCCTCGCGCAAAAATACGACAGGCTTATCGACGTGCACTGCGACGAAATTGACGATGAGCAATCACGCTTTGTTGAAACCGTCGCGGCGCTGGCGCATCGCGACAATATGGGCGAACGCGTGACCGCCAGCCATACCACGGCAATGCACTCCTATAACGGCGCGTATGCTTCCCGTCTGTTCCGCCTGTTGAAAATGTCCGGCATTAACTTTGTCGCAAATCCACTGGTCAATATTCACCTGCAAGGGCGCTTTGACACTTATCCTAAACGCCGCGGCGTCACGCGCGTCAAAGAGATGCTGGAGGCGGAGATCAACGTCTGCTTCGGTCATGATGACGTCTTCGATCCGTGGTATCCGCTGGGTACCGCGAATATGCTGCAGGTACTACATATGGGGTTACACGTGTGCCAGTTGATGGGATACGGGCAGATTAACGATGGGCTGAACCTGGTCACCACCCACAGCGCGAAAACCCTGCACCTGCAGGACTACGGTCTGAACGTGGGGAATTCCGCGAATCTGGTCATTTTACCGGCAGAGAATGGATTTGACGCGGTTCGTCGCCAGACACCTGCACGTTATTCCATTCGTCACGGTCGAATCATTGCCGAGACGGTGCCTGCCCAGACGACGCTGCATCTTACACAGCCCGAAACGGTGACGTTTAAGCGCTAGGTCGTGACATTCCATGTCGGATGGCGCAAGCCTAGCCATCCGACACAGTCTCTCATCGTCAGGCTGGTTGTAATAAGCTGGCGCGTACCTTGATCACTACCTTTTTGATATCCATCGGAGCCTGCACCACACAGCCCGGTTTATGCGGCTCGCGCGGCATAAAAATCACAAATCTTCCCGGCTTCAGTACAATAGCCTGCTCATCGGCAATCTGACTGCACAACTGGTAGTCATCCTCAACGTGCATCTCTTCGCACTGACGAGCAGAATCGCTCAACCCAAACAGAATACGTTCTTCGCCGGATAACAGCACCTGAATGTCAATGTACTGCTGATGCAGCTCCGCTTTCTTTTGCTCCGGGCTCTGCGTTGCAAATTGCATCACATTCATAAAAATATTATCGCCCTGCAACGCATAGCGCCCAGGCGTCTTCTCCTGCGGATTCGCCGCAATGGCCAGCGTTAACGCCTGCTGCAAGACCGGATGTAATCCAGCAGAAGGCAGTGAACGCAACTCATCTGACATCATAATCGATCTCCCTGGGCCAACAGCGCAGCCCCTAATAATCCGGCATCATGCCGGTAATGTGCCGGTTGTAGCGCCACCTGGTAGGCCGATGGCTCTTGTGCCAGGCAGCGTCGGACCTGCGTCAGATAGCCGTCGGCCAACCCGACGCTACCGCCAACGACCACACACTGACAATCGGTGGTGGCTTTGATATCCGCGATTAACCTCGCCAGTGCTTGTGCCGAACGAGTAATAAGGTCAGCAGCCTGCGTGTTGCCTTGCCCGGCGCGGATAAAAATCGTTTTGGCATCACATCCGGCAAGTTCACCTTGTGCCGCAGCCGCAATCCCGCGTCCTGAAGCGATCGCTTCCACACAGCCGCGACGACCGCAGCCGCACATCGGCCCATTGGGATCGGCCAGCGTATGGCCCAGATGCCCTGCCAGCCCGCCGGTACCGGTGAGAAGTTTGCCGTCCGTCACGACGCCGCCCCCCACGCCCGTAGAGACGGTGAGAAAGACCATGTCACGATAATCCCCCCGCAGAGCATGATATTCCGCCCATGCCGCAGCCTGAGCATCGTTAACCGCCCGTGCGGGCAATCCGGTAATCGCTTCCAGCGTTTCCGTCAGCGGGAAATGCAATAACCCTCCAAGATTATGCGGATTGATTGCCAGCAGAACACCGTCGCGGATAATCCCGGTCGAGGCAATCGCCACGTGCTTAGCATAAAGAGAAAGCGGCTCCACCAGGGTATGCAACGCCGCGCGTAGTGCATCCGGCGTTTTGCTCGCGGGGGTGGGCAATTCACGACGGTCGCGAATCAACAGGTCATTATCGACCAGTGCGGCGGCCAGTTTGGTACCGCCGATATCAATAGCCAGCGTGGTCATCGCAAAGCCTTCTTCTGCGTTAGTAACGACATACAGTTTCCCTTACGAAAATTGCCCGGTTCTGAACCGGGCAAACGGACTAACTTTTTGATTTCACCAGGCCGCGTTTATCGCTACCAAACGGGACAGCTCCGCTAAAGGGTTTGCCATCGATAGCATCATGCGTACGCAGTGCTTCCGGACGCAGCCAGCGCTGAACACGTGACGGCATATCGAGACCAATCAGCAGGATCACCACAAACGTCAGGCTGAACGAAAGCGATCCCAGCGCCGTCCCCAGATCCAGACGTTGTGCAATCAACGCCCCGATGATCGGCGCCAGCGCCCCGCCCAGCGCACCGACGTTGTAGGTGAAGCCCAGGCCCGCCGCACGCTGGTCGGTATCAAAATAGCCACCAATCAGTTTTGGTAAGATCCCGGAGATCCCCTGTCCGAGCATTTGCTGGAAAAACAGCAGCAAACCGAGGACCCAGACGTTGGTGCCACCAATGGCAAAGACCGGAATAATCAGCAGCTGTGAGGCCAGCAGACTGCATACATAAGCCTTGCGGGTGCCCAACCAGTCGCCAAGAAAACCGCCTACGCAACAGCCAACCGCTGCACCAAAACCGCTAAAGAAGAGCACACGGGCGACCGTTGAAGGGTCATACATCAGCTCAGTTTTCAGGTACGTCGGCAACAGTGCCTGAATCGGCCATGAGTAGAGGAAGGCAAACAGCACGACCACCATGAGCATCACGCCAGTCGGCCAGCGTTTACCGCTGCTTTGCACCATAAAGCTGATGAAAATGAATGCGCAGAGCAGTCCGAGAATCGCAACGATTGCCGCATTTTGCAGATTGCCGGCAAAACAGAACCACAGCGCCGTTGCGGCAGCCATCGTCATCAGAATATTGATCACCCGATGTTCGCCCCGATAGAGAATATCGACCATCGTGCGCACTGGCGCCTTACCTTCGTGCTTCTCTTTCCAGTCTTCGGCTTCAGGAATATTTTTACGCAGCCAGAGTGCGAAGATAATCGGTACAATGCCGATGAAGAACAGCGCACGCCATCCCCAGACCGGAACCACCAGACTGTAGACCTGTGCGGCGATCACCGCACCAACGGAGAAGCCGGAAATCAGGAAACCGCTGGCTTTATTGCGCAGGTGTTTAGGCCAGCTTTCAATGACATAGGTCGCACTGGAGCCGTATTCACCCGCCATTCCCATACCGATAACCAGTCGGGCGATAAACATGGTGGTGTAGCCCGGCGCAAAGCCGCAGGCCAGCGTCCCGACAGAGAACAGAATGATGCTGGTGACCATCGCCAGACGGCGGCCATAACGGTCACCCATCGCCCCCAGCACCAGCCCGCCAAACCAGCGAGAAATAAAGGCGGCCGAAATCAGGCTGGCGGCTTGCACCGTCGTCAAACCGAATTCGCCTTGTACTTCTGTCAGCACAAGCGCGATTAAGACAAAATCAAAACCATCAAGCAAATATCCCAGCCAGGCTGCGGAAAATGCCCGCCATTGCGCCCGATTGAGATGGCGATACCACGGGATGCTCTGGGTAGAAGTACTCATTTTACTCTCCCGACGATGTTTTGTTGTTGTGCCGGATAGCGGCGTTCCCCGATCCGGCCTACGGTCGAAATAGCCAGGCCGGGCAAGCGAAGCGCCCCCGGCAACCCGCGGTTACGCCTTTTCTGCCAACAGTTGGTTCGCCAACGCTTTCAGCTCTGGCAGGAATTTCTCGTCCACTGGGGCGAAAGGTTTACGGCACAGCGGTACAGAGACCACGTCCATATAGTGCAGAACGGTTTTCAGACCACGGAACACGCCGACTTTAATGAGCAGATCGATAACCTTATTGCACTCGGTTTGCAGCTTTTGTGCAGTCTTGATATCGCCTTCTTTGAGCGCTTTCACAATTCCCTGATAACGCCATCCCATGATGTTATATGTGCTACCGATACCCCCATCAGCGCCCGCCAGCAGGCCAGAAGCAAAGATTTCGTCATAACCGTTATAAAGCACCAGATCAGGATGCGCGCGGCGGATCTGCTCCATCTGATAGAGATCGCCCGAGGTTTGCTTCAGTGCGCCAACGCCCGGCAGCGTGACCAGCGTATTGATTTGATCCAGCGTCAGTTTTACGCCACTCAGCGCCGGAATGTTGTAGACCACCATCGGCAACCCATCAGCGGAATCAATAATTGCACGGTAGTGATCGCAATGTTCTTCAAAACTGAACGGATAGTAAAACGGGGTGACGGCGGAGACAGCATCAAAGCCGTAGCGGTGCGCGGCACTCGCCAGTTGTTGGCTTTCTTCGGTGCTTACCGTCCCGACATGGGCGATTAAGGTAACTTTGCCTTTCGCTTCTTCAGCAACGATCTCCAGTACCTGCTCTCTTTCCGCACGGTTCTGTACAAAGGCTTCACCCGTTGAGCCTCCGACGTACAACCCGTCAACGCCCTGCCCAATGTTGAAACGCACCAGACGGCGCAGGCTCTCAATATCCAGGCGCTGTTGGTTATCGAATGGGGTTAACAACGCTGGCATCACGCCTTTTAAATCTCTTGCCATAACGACCTCTGTCTATGATTAGTGTTATCTAACTGCATACCTTTATACCTGTTATACCAGATCAAATAAGCAGCAATACAATACAGAACGCTTATAATGCGATCTGCTTCACTAAACGATCGTCAGGATCGAAATTACTTGCGCGATTTTTTCTTTTTACCGAAGGCGTGCCAGGTGGCGGAAACGCTGTTGAGATGTTCTTGTAAAGCGCGGTCGGCTTCATCAGGATTGCGCTGACGAATCGCCTCGACAATAGCGATATGCTGCTGATAACTCACGCTATTATGTTCATGCAATTCCTGATCGGCGACGGTCGGACGTGCTGCAATCAACCAGTCCAGCAGCGCGACATGGATCGCCATAAAAATAGGATTACCCGGGATCTCCGCCAGCACGCGGTGGAAATCAACATCCGAACGAATAAACAGCGTGTTGTCATCCAGCGACTGGCTGTTGATCTCCAGCGCTTTCGCCAGCCTGTCAATTTGTTCGTCTGTGGCATGTTCGGCCGCGTAACGCACCAGGCTGGACTCAAAAAACAGCCGCAGTTGCTCAAAGTGGGCAATACCTCCCGGGTGCGAGAGGAAATCTTTCGCCATGCCGGACAATTCGCTGATGATGGTATCGGCCGAGGGGCGCGAAACACGGGCGCGCTCGCCATTGTTGATTTGTACCAGACCTTTACGTTTTAACGCCG contains:
- the nanA gene encoding N-acetylneuraminate lyase; the encoded protein is MARDLKGVMPALLTPFDNQQRLDIESLRRLVRFNIGQGVDGLYVGGSTGEAFVQNRAEREQVLEIVAEEAKGKVTLIAHVGTVSTEESQQLASAAHRYGFDAVSAVTPFYYPFSFEEHCDHYRAIIDSADGLPMVVYNIPALSGVKLTLDQINTLVTLPGVGALKQTSGDLYQMEQIRRAHPDLVLYNGYDEIFASGLLAGADGGIGSTYNIMGWRYQGIVKALKEGDIKTAQKLQTECNKVIDLLIKVGVFRGLKTVLHYMDVVSVPLCRKPFAPVDEKFLPELKALANQLLAEKA
- the nanR gene encoding transcriptional regulator NanR codes for the protein MDPMNAFDSQAEDSPSTIGRSLRNRPLARKKLSEMVEEELEQMIRRREFSEGEPLPSERELMAFFNVGRPSVREALAALKRKGLVQINNGERARVSRPSADTIISELSGMAKDFLSHPGGIAHFEQLRLFFESSLVRYAAEHATDEQIDRLAKALEINSQSLDDNTLFIRSDVDFHRVLAEIPGNPIFMAIHVALLDWLIAARPTVADQELHEHNSVSYQQHIAIVEAIRQRNPDEADRALQEHLNSVSATWHAFGKKKKSRK